The proteins below are encoded in one region of Chitinophagales bacterium:
- a CDS encoding DUF935 family protein, with protein MPKQEKIITAENINSALKVLPNPSAVLSSKSATVELYHKVAKQHDIFSRSQNYKDAISGMAVTSTSNFFQKYISTKGINFRELIRWVVSARDYGYAVIEITAYDIVEGKTVPTKFKLCKPERFAIGTKGELRYLAKHAGPEGIDIQADYPNKFIWVKNEASDNSPYGIALLDIAYWIAVGLNGNYESIITLSEYDGADKWVGYYNPDATPAEKSEMLNSLLTLKKNSVATLPQGSQVEAIEYKGRTSSSELYGNIDEMFLRKIEHLWFGTDLMMQVQGKGGYSSSNTGFNIREDALAQGVNLVRDCFEQINQFIASINGSLLEDIGLNLTSPRSVTKEEAEVDNIYFQMGLKPTKEFFVNRGYSPSEFEIGNPISALPGNAEFSSRDLDTLFDNFFPK; from the coding sequence ATGCCAAAACAAGAAAAAATAATTACTGCCGAAAACATAAATAGCGCACTAAAAGTATTGCCTAATCCATCTGCGGTTTTAAGTTCAAAATCGGCAACGGTAGAGCTTTACCACAAGGTAGCAAAACAGCATGATATATTTAGCCGTTCGCAGAATTACAAAGATGCTATAAGCGGCATGGCGGTTACATCTACAAGCAATTTCTTTCAAAAATACATAAGCACCAAAGGCATAAACTTTAGAGAGTTAATTCGCTGGGTAGTGAGCGCTCGCGATTACGGCTATGCGGTTATAGAGATTACTGCTTACGATATTGTGGAAGGCAAAACCGTGCCTACCAAATTTAAACTTTGCAAGCCCGAAAGATTTGCAATAGGCACTAAAGGCGAATTGCGCTATTTAGCCAAACATGCAGGACCCGAAGGCATAGATATACAAGCCGATTATCCAAATAAATTTATTTGGGTAAAAAACGAAGCAAGCGATAATTCGCCTTACGGTATTGCGCTGCTGGATATTGCTTACTGGATAGCAGTAGGCTTAAACGGCAACTACGAAAGTATTATCACTTTAAGCGAATACGATGGCGCTGATAAATGGGTTGGCTACTACAATCCCGATGCCACGCCTGCCGAAAAATCAGAAATGCTCAACTCGCTTTTGACGCTCAAAAAAAACAGCGTTGCAACCTTGCCGCAAGGCTCACAAGTAGAGGCAATAGAGTATAAAGGCAGAACCTCCTCCAGCGAGCTTTACGGTAATATAGATGAAATGTTTTTGCGCAAAATAGAACACCTTTGGTTTGGCACAGACTTAATGATGCAGGTGCAAGGCAAAGGCGGCTACAGCAGCAGCAATACAGGCTTTAACATTCGCGAAGATGCTTTGGCTCAAGGTGTAAATTTGGTGCGCGATTGCTTTGAGCAAATAAACCAATTTATCGCTTCTATAAACGGCTCTTTATTGGAAGATATAGGGCTTAATTTAACCAGTCCGCGAAGCGTAACTAAAGAAGAAGCCGAAGTTGATAATATCTACTTCCAAATGGGCTTAAAACCTACCAAAGAGTTCTTCGTAAACAGAGGCTACTCGCCAAGCGAATTTGAAATAGGAAATCCAATTTCGGCATTGCCGGGTAATGCGGAGTTTTCTTCCCGTGATTTAGATACGCTTTTCGACAACTTCTTCCCAAAGTAG
- a CDS encoding terminase family protein, translating into MNYSKFGFLPYQVAYLKDKSQIKIYEKSRQVGISRTQAFEDVEDAGINALYDVWFSSNSDSNAREYIRYCKRFAETLQMVVNDLTSHDFVSDTTIYCIEFTNGKRITAVSSNPEQLHGKNGKIILDEFARRDSEFDVWEAASPAALIWGRPMRIISTHNGNKSMFKGFISRIHEGKLKWKHFKTSIHDAVAQGLADKVEGKKLTPKQRQNWLDNLRETVADEQVWQQQFCCVPAEDAASFIPYSIIELNARNTLLSLEELKKCRSLYGGIDVGRFKNLTVFWIAEQTNKNALTVRYILTLQNIDFPTQEREISKLIKQLPNLHRVCTDKTGMGIGLTDYLQKTFGTARIEGVTLTQANKEALGFRVKKLMEDNAFGLPNDNAIKEDFSSVKQSTTSGGNIRLIADTDADTGSHADYFWAAALAAEAWAIMPFVKFEVGTPSSNLQEHFKYSLKGFSKDFKS; encoded by the coding sequence ATGAATTACTCAAAATTTGGCTTTTTGCCCTATCAGGTTGCCTATTTAAAAGATAAATCGCAAATAAAAATTTACGAGAAATCGAGGCAGGTGGGCATTAGCCGCACACAGGCTTTTGAAGATGTGGAAGATGCAGGGATTAACGCACTTTACGATGTTTGGTTCTCCTCAAACAGCGATAGCAATGCGCGTGAATACATAAGGTATTGCAAGCGTTTTGCAGAAACCTTGCAAATGGTTGTAAACGACCTTACAAGCCACGACTTTGTGAGCGATACAACTATTTACTGCATTGAGTTTACAAACGGCAAACGCATAACTGCTGTTAGTTCTAATCCTGAGCAGCTTCACGGCAAAAACGGCAAAATAATCTTAGATGAATTTGCACGTAGAGATAGCGAATTTGATGTGTGGGAAGCAGCATCGCCAGCCGCATTAATTTGGGGGCGACCAATGCGCATAATTAGTACGCACAACGGCAATAAGTCAATGTTTAAAGGCTTCATAAGCCGCATACACGAAGGCAAATTAAAGTGGAAGCACTTTAAAACTTCTATACACGATGCCGTTGCGCAAGGCTTGGCAGATAAGGTTGAAGGCAAAAAGCTAACACCAAAACAACGCCAAAACTGGTTAGATAATCTGCGCGAAACGGTTGCCGATGAGCAAGTGTGGCAGCAGCAGTTTTGCTGCGTTCCGGCAGAAGATGCCGCGTCTTTTATTCCGTACTCTATAATTGAGCTAAACGCCCGAAATACGCTGCTTTCTTTGGAAGAGTTAAAGAAGTGCCGAAGCCTGTATGGCGGCATTGACGTTGGACGTTTTAAAAACCTTACGGTGTTTTGGATTGCAGAGCAAACAAACAAAAACGCGCTAACCGTGCGGTATATTTTAACCCTGCAAAACATTGACTTTCCAACACAAGAAAGGGAAATAAGCAAGCTGATTAAGCAACTGCCAAACCTGCACCGCGTTTGTACGGATAAAACGGGCATGGGTATTGGTCTTACCGATTATCTTCAAAAAACATTTGGCACTGCACGTATAGAAGGTGTTACGCTTACGCAAGCAAACAAAGAGGCGTTAGGTTTTAGAGTTAAAAAACTAATGGAAGATAACGCTTTCGGTTTGCCAAACGATAACGCCATAAAAGAAGATTTTAGCAGCGTAAAACAAAGCACTACAAGCGGTGGCAACATTAGGCTTATTGCAGATACTGATGCCGATACCGGAAGCCATGCCGACTACTTTTGGGCAGCAGCATTAGCAGCCGAAGCATGGGCAATTATGCCCTTTGTAAAATTTGAAGTTGGCACACCAAGCAGCAATTTGCAAGAGCATTTTAAATACAGTTTAAAAGGATTTTCAAAAGATTTTAAAAGTTAA
- a CDS encoding site-specific DNA-methyltransferase — protein sequence MQKVELHTKVCSEQVSPAFGNTLLAPVPLSVVFNEDCMVGLKRFPDGYFDLAICDIPYGINVGKMAYLRETKTTVKQKNGTRLNGNKNKEVYTQKDWDKEPPTQEYFDELKRVSKEQIIFGIEYVNWQMVGTGRIKWNKGVAEGLSFKKYELAYCSMIDEEIELPLLWAGMCQAKSLSEPMTQQGNKQLNEKRIHPCHKPTLLYQKLIADYGFEGCKILDTHVGGGSSRIAAKKANCEYVGFEIDPEYWHKQEKRFNIYVSQLTLW from the coding sequence ATGCAGAAAGTTGAATTACATACCAAAGTTTGTTCGGAGCAGGTCAGCCCTGCTTTTGGCAATACCTTGTTAGCACCAGTGCCTTTATCGGTGGTGTTCAATGAGGATTGTATGGTGGGGTTAAAACGCTTTCCTGATGGCTATTTTGATTTAGCAATTTGCGATATTCCTTATGGTATAAATGTGGGTAAAATGGCATACCTGAGGGAAACGAAAACCACAGTAAAGCAAAAGAACGGAACAAGGCTAAACGGCAATAAGAACAAGGAAGTTTATACTCAAAAGGATTGGGATAAAGAACCGCCAACACAGGAATACTTTGACGAACTGAAACGAGTAAGTAAGGAGCAAATAATTTTTGGTATTGAATACGTGAACTGGCAAATGGTAGGAACTGGCAGAATAAAGTGGAATAAAGGCGTTGCTGAAGGATTGAGTTTTAAGAAGTATGAACTTGCTTATTGCTCAATGATTGATGAAGAAATTGAATTGCCTTTATTGTGGGCTGGGATGTGCCAAGCTAAGAGCCTAAGCGAACCAATGACACAGCAAGGCAATAAGCAACTAAACGAAAAGCGAATACACCCTTGCCATAAACCTACTTTGTTGTACCAAAAATTAATTGCGGATTATGGATTTGAAGGATGCAAAATACTTGATACCCACGTTGGCGGTGGTAGCAGTAGGATTGCAGCAAAAAAAGCAAATTGCGAATATGTGGGGTTTGAAATTGACCCTGAATATTGGCACAAACAAGAAAAGCGTTTTAACATCTATGTCAGTCAGCTCACTTTATGGTAG
- a CDS encoding helix-turn-helix transcriptional regulator, translating to MNDISNPKVQIQRQALCSYLHRVATSRNITHSQIADKTGLLQPNVSRMLSAKNSLSLDNFLKLCDAVGVHVFVIDKEKVSSDFAKTLHSYSSQSGNKG from the coding sequence ATGAATGATATTTCCAATCCAAAAGTTCAAATTCAACGCCAAGCGTTATGTAGCTACCTCCACAGGGTAGCTACATCGCGTAATATCACACACTCGCAAATAGCCGATAAAACAGGGCTTTTGCAGCCAAACGTAAGCCGAATGTTATCAGCCAAAAATTCACTTTCTTTAGATAACTTCTTAAAGCTGTGCGATGCCGTTGGCGTTCATGTTTTTGTAATAGATAAAGAAAAAGTTAGCTCGGATTTTGCAAAAACATTGCACAGTTACAGCAGCCAATCCGGCAATAAAGGTTAA
- a CDS encoding minor capsid protein has protein sequence MYEALWHSWTQGQESVLKALKRNISFSEKKHGKPFNTLQLKSGNIDAAKWLKFQSFTTAVVEDEKLRLNIKKSLEEALKNGLTKKDFLKALPKKLAAFKGKLKTTFETNQALAFGAAQQAKMIEVSDDFPYWQYSAIMDSVTRPSHAALHGKIFKTGDQRFYPPIGFNCRCTAIPLTALQAERINPNYFVSEKQNINEPLQNSEFIGNKQKNFVKWIKSRAEEAEPKTKTLLLNAAKELLVNINTLK, from the coding sequence TTGTACGAGGCTTTGTGGCATAGTTGGACACAAGGGCAGGAAAGTGTTTTAAAAGCCTTAAAACGCAATATTTCGTTTTCCGAAAAAAAGCACGGAAAGCCTTTTAATACTTTGCAGCTAAAAAGCGGCAACATTGATGCTGCGAAATGGCTTAAATTTCAATCGTTTACAACGGCAGTTGTGGAAGATGAAAAGCTGCGACTAAACATAAAGAAGTCGCTCGAAGAGGCGTTAAAAAACGGACTTACCAAGAAAGATTTTTTGAAGGCTTTGCCCAAAAAATTGGCGGCATTTAAAGGCAAGCTAAAAACCACCTTTGAAACCAATCAGGCATTGGCGTTTGGCGCTGCACAGCAAGCCAAAATGATAGAAGTATCTGATGACTTTCCGTATTGGCAATATAGCGCGATTATGGATAGCGTTACACGCCCGAGCCACGCGGCACTGCACGGTAAAATATTTAAAACAGGCGACCAAAGGTTTTACCCTCCAATAGGCTTTAATTGCAGATGCACAGCCATACCGCTCACAGCTTTGCAAGCCGAGCGAATAAACCCGAATTATTTTGTTTCCGAAAAGCAAAACATAAACGAGCCTTTGCAAAACAGCGAGTTTATAGGCAATAAACAAAAAAATTTCGTGAAATGGATAAAAAGCCGAGCCGAAGAAGCCGAGCCGAAAACAAAGACTTTGCTGCTAAATGCCGCGAAGGAACTTTTAGTCAATATCAATACGCTCAAGTGA